In Pseudofrankia saprophytica, one genomic interval encodes:
- a CDS encoding enoyl-CoA hydratase-related protein — protein sequence MTAETQQAPDAAVARPLVATELRDGYAVLTLDDPAHRNALSLELSDALAAAVAAALAAGAGAIVLAACPPVFSSGGNLDDLITPKAPLRDLYAGMLALANAPVPTVAAVGGPAIGAGVNLPLACDVVLAAPSATFDPRFLDVGIHPGGGHLWRLAHRVGPQGAAALVLCGDRLTGEEAAATGLAWRCVPDDELLDQACALAARAAGRQRDLVARTKETLRASLAVTSSDEAVALELAAQEWSVARPGFADHVRELRDRLRAAREAKAARTARRPD from the coding sequence GTGACGGCAGAAACCCAGCAGGCCCCGGATGCGGCGGTTGCTCGGCCGCTGGTCGCGACCGAGCTCCGGGATGGCTATGCGGTGCTGACGCTCGACGACCCGGCGCACCGCAACGCGCTGTCGCTGGAGCTCTCCGACGCCCTCGCCGCCGCGGTGGCGGCGGCGCTGGCGGCGGGCGCCGGGGCGATCGTGCTGGCCGCATGCCCCCCGGTGTTCTCCTCCGGTGGGAACCTGGACGATTTGATCACCCCGAAGGCGCCGCTGCGTGACCTGTACGCGGGGATGCTCGCCCTCGCGAACGCCCCGGTGCCGACGGTCGCGGCCGTCGGCGGGCCGGCCATCGGCGCTGGGGTGAACCTGCCGCTTGCCTGCGACGTCGTGCTCGCCGCGCCGTCGGCGACGTTCGACCCCCGCTTCCTCGACGTCGGCATCCACCCCGGCGGCGGCCATCTGTGGCGGCTGGCCCACCGGGTCGGGCCGCAGGGGGCGGCGGCGCTGGTGCTGTGCGGCGACCGGTTGACCGGCGAGGAGGCGGCCGCCACCGGGCTCGCGTGGCGCTGCGTGCCGGACGACGAGCTGCTGGACCAGGCCTGCGCGCTGGCCGCCCGTGCCGCCGGCCGCCAGCGCGACCTGGTGGCGCGTACCAAGGAGACGCTGCGAGCGAGCCTCGCGGTCACGTCGTCGGACGAGGCCGTCGCCCTGGAGCTGGCCGCCCAGGAATGGTCGGTCGCCCGGCCCGGCTTCGCTGACCACGTCCGGGAGCTGCGCGACCGGCTGCGCGCGGCCAGAGAGGCGAAGGCGGCTAGGACCGCGCGCCGGCCAGACTGA
- a CDS encoding acyl-CoA dehydrogenase family protein: MSVSFSEEREQLRGVVREFLADVAGEEAVRAAMVSPAGWDPAVWRGLAEDLGVLGLGIPEELGGVGYGFAEIGVVFEESGAALLCAPHLATVTAAQALLAAGDDAAAADLLPPVAAGTVATLAVTEADGRFEESSVRATAERAAVGWRLTGTKMFVLDGATAELVLVAARTGAGVSLFAVDGAADGLRRTGLATLDQTRRQARLDLAGAPGRLIGAEGGAWPAIERAVRLAIVALAAEQVGGASRALDMAVEYAKTRVQFGRPIGSFQAIKHKCADVLVEVESARSAAYAAAAAAQRPDDPELALVSSLAKAYCSDAYVHAAAENIQIHGGIGFTWEHPAHLYFKRAKSSRVLFGDPVHHRELLARQL, from the coding sequence GTGAGCGTGTCGTTCAGCGAGGAACGCGAGCAGTTGCGCGGGGTCGTGCGCGAGTTCCTCGCGGACGTCGCGGGCGAGGAGGCGGTGCGCGCGGCCATGGTCTCGCCCGCCGGCTGGGACCCGGCCGTGTGGCGCGGCCTGGCCGAGGATCTCGGCGTCCTGGGCCTGGGCATCCCGGAGGAGCTCGGTGGTGTCGGCTACGGCTTCGCCGAGATCGGTGTCGTCTTCGAGGAGAGCGGCGCCGCCCTGCTGTGCGCACCCCACCTGGCCACGGTCACCGCCGCGCAGGCGCTGCTCGCCGCCGGCGACGACGCCGCGGCGGCCGACCTGCTGCCGCCGGTCGCCGCCGGGACCGTCGCGACGCTCGCGGTGACCGAGGCCGACGGACGCTTCGAGGAGTCGTCGGTGCGGGCGACCGCCGAGCGCGCCGCCGTCGGCTGGCGGCTGACGGGTACCAAGATGTTCGTGCTGGACGGCGCCACCGCCGAGCTCGTCCTCGTCGCCGCTCGCACCGGCGCCGGGGTGAGCCTCTTCGCGGTCGACGGCGCCGCGGACGGGCTGCGCCGCACCGGCCTGGCGACCCTCGACCAGACCCGCCGGCAGGCGCGCCTCGACCTCGCCGGCGCGCCCGGGCGGCTCATCGGCGCGGAGGGCGGCGCCTGGCCCGCCATCGAGCGGGCGGTGCGGCTGGCGATTGTGGCGCTGGCCGCCGAGCAGGTCGGCGGCGCGAGCCGGGCGCTGGACATGGCCGTCGAGTACGCCAAGACCCGCGTCCAGTTCGGCCGGCCGATCGGCTCGTTCCAGGCCATCAAGCACAAGTGCGCGGACGTCCTCGTCGAGGTCGAGTCGGCCCGCTCGGCGGCCTACGCCGCGGCGGCGGCGGCGCAGCGGCCGGACGACCCGGAGCTCGCGCTGGTCTCGAGCCTGGCCAAGGCCTACTGCTCCGACGCCTACGTGCACGCCGCCGCCGAGAACATCCAGATCCACGGCGGCATCGGCTTCACCTGGGAGCACCCGGCCCACCTCTACTTCAAGCGGGCGAAGAGCTCGCGGGTGCTGTTCGGTGACCCGGTCCACCACCGGGAGCTACTGGCCCGTCAGCTATAG
- a CDS encoding mycofactocin-coupled SDR family oxidoreductase, producing the protein MGKLDGKVAFITGAGRGQGRSHAIKLASEGADIIAVDICEDIPSVNYEMASADDLAQTVKEVEALGRGIVAVKADVRIKAELKAALDQGLARFGKVDIVLANAGILPMTDNTLIEGFIDGMDVDFVGAHNTVAVVAPHLQAGASVIITGSTAGLMKNTTEAMGKTGGVAYSFAKRLVFQYVETLALQLAPHNIRLNAVHPTNVNTRLLMNDDIYRSFRPDLVAEGKTPTREDAEAAFPFMQPMPIPYIEPGDVSALITFLASEDSRYITGLNIRLDAGSMLKGERAI; encoded by the coding sequence ATGGGCAAGTTGGACGGCAAGGTCGCCTTCATCACCGGCGCCGGGCGGGGGCAGGGGCGTAGTCACGCCATCAAGCTCGCCAGCGAGGGTGCGGACATCATCGCGGTCGACATCTGTGAGGACATCCCGTCCGTCAACTACGAGATGGCGAGCGCCGATGACCTGGCGCAGACCGTCAAGGAGGTCGAGGCGCTCGGCCGCGGCATCGTCGCGGTCAAGGCGGACGTGCGGATCAAGGCGGAGCTGAAGGCCGCGCTCGACCAGGGCCTCGCCCGCTTCGGCAAGGTCGACATCGTCCTCGCGAACGCCGGCATCCTGCCGATGACCGACAACACCCTGATCGAGGGCTTCATCGACGGCATGGACGTCGACTTCGTCGGCGCCCACAACACGGTCGCCGTCGTCGCTCCGCACCTGCAGGCCGGCGCCTCGGTCATCATCACCGGCTCCACCGCCGGGCTGATGAAGAACACGACGGAGGCGATGGGCAAGACCGGCGGCGTGGCGTACTCGTTCGCCAAGCGGCTGGTCTTCCAGTACGTCGAGACGCTCGCGCTGCAGCTGGCCCCGCACAACATCCGGCTGAACGCGGTCCACCCGACCAACGTCAACACCCGCCTGCTGATGAACGACGACATCTACCGCTCGTTCCGCCCGGACCTCGTCGCCGAGGGCAAGACGCCCACCCGCGAGGACGCGGAGGCGGCCTTCCCGTTCATGCAGCCGATGCCGATCCCGTACATCGAGCCGGGTGACGTGTCGGCGCTGATCACCTTCCTGGCCAGCGAGGACTCCCGCTACATCACCGGCCTCAACATCCGGCTCGACGCGGGCTCGATGCTCAAGGGCGAGCGCGCCATCTGA
- a CDS encoding ABC transporter permease, which produces MLQYILAGLALGSIYAIASAALVVTYVSAGVFNFAFGSMAYVVARFYYWLNSEHGMSTVSAGLLAILVLAPLLGVVLYGVLFRFIRNSSMLVKIVATIGLSVALPAISDLIFGNQAITSAPGLAALNDKPFHVLGTVVTTDQVITYGFLVFVVVAGTAVLRLTDVGLKVRAMVDSEAMSSLSGTHPGRVSLGVWAVSSTLAGLAGVLVAPTNGLSPIGMTALMSAAIAAVVAARLRSLPGAVAAALAMGVITDVIQKYLPTNSSLTAAIVPSVPFAFMVVFLIFYIVRSGSVDEHAGAGGPLDQAIRPAAADSAVTPAATYTAPWERWVGLVPLVVVAFVPLIFKGSPYWLGLTALGLCYGITYLTFTVATGEGGMLWLSQIVFAGAGAIGAAQFATNAHLPVLLAIVVAGLVAAVAGAVLGLLTIRLGDLYVGLATLTFGLLVETLVFTRDRFLQGGLGVIIERPGWAVDDLKFAYLALAVFVVLAALTLNLRRSTSGLALRGVRDSAPAARTLGLSVVQVKVIVGALAAFVAAVGGAFVAMYQMTAQPTSWATYAGLVWLAVVVTLGVRSISAALLAGLSFTLLQGVLQTYAPARLTSLLPILFGLGAIGVARNPEGAVPQAGRQLRRLLTRALARTARPAPPARTALAGMDAGAGTPPLATAEASVAHVGGPVREAAAATTKAEP; this is translated from the coding sequence GTGCTTCAGTACATCCTGGCCGGCTTGGCGCTCGGCTCCATCTATGCAATCGCGTCCGCGGCGCTGGTAGTCACCTACGTCTCGGCTGGCGTCTTCAACTTCGCCTTCGGCTCAATGGCCTACGTCGTCGCCCGGTTCTACTACTGGCTCAACTCCGAGCATGGAATGTCGACCGTCTCGGCCGGCTTGCTGGCAATCCTCGTTCTGGCGCCGTTGCTGGGTGTCGTGCTCTACGGAGTGCTGTTCCGGTTCATCCGAAACTCCTCGATGCTCGTCAAGATCGTCGCAACGATCGGCCTGTCGGTGGCGCTCCCCGCGATCAGCGACCTGATTTTCGGCAACCAGGCGATCACGTCCGCGCCTGGCCTGGCGGCGCTGAACGACAAGCCTTTCCACGTCCTCGGGACGGTGGTCACCACCGACCAGGTGATCACCTACGGGTTCCTCGTCTTCGTCGTCGTGGCAGGCACGGCGGTGCTCCGGCTGACCGACGTGGGCCTGAAGGTGCGGGCGATGGTCGACTCCGAGGCGATGTCCTCGCTGTCGGGCACCCACCCCGGTCGGGTCTCGCTCGGAGTGTGGGCGGTCAGCTCCACGCTCGCCGGGCTCGCCGGCGTCCTGGTCGCTCCCACGAACGGCCTGTCCCCCATCGGGATGACGGCGCTGATGTCGGCGGCGATCGCCGCGGTGGTGGCCGCGCGGCTGCGCTCACTGCCCGGCGCGGTCGCCGCGGCGCTGGCGATGGGCGTCATCACCGACGTGATCCAGAAGTACCTGCCCACGAACAGCTCGCTGACCGCGGCCATCGTGCCCAGCGTCCCGTTCGCGTTCATGGTGGTCTTCCTGATCTTCTACATCGTGCGTTCGGGGTCGGTCGACGAGCACGCCGGTGCCGGCGGGCCGCTCGACCAGGCGATCCGGCCCGCGGCGGCGGACTCGGCGGTCACCCCGGCGGCCACCTACACCGCCCCCTGGGAGAGATGGGTCGGGCTGGTCCCGCTGGTCGTCGTGGCCTTCGTGCCACTGATCTTCAAGGGCTCGCCCTACTGGCTGGGACTGACCGCGCTCGGGCTGTGCTACGGCATCACCTACCTCACCTTCACCGTCGCCACCGGCGAAGGCGGGATGCTGTGGCTCTCACAGATCGTCTTCGCCGGTGCCGGTGCGATCGGCGCCGCCCAGTTCGCCACGAACGCCCACCTGCCCGTGCTGCTGGCGATCGTCGTGGCCGGGCTCGTCGCGGCCGTCGCCGGCGCGGTCCTCGGGCTGCTCACCATCCGGCTCGGTGACCTCTACGTAGGCCTCGCCACCCTGACGTTCGGGCTGCTGGTGGAGACGCTGGTCTTCACCCGCGACCGCTTCCTGCAGGGTGGGCTCGGGGTCATCATCGAACGTCCCGGCTGGGCCGTCGACGACCTGAAGTTCGCCTACCTGGCGCTGGCCGTGTTCGTGGTCCTAGCGGCGCTGACCCTGAACCTGCGCCGCTCCACGAGCGGGCTCGCGCTGCGCGGGGTCCGCGACAGCGCGCCGGCGGCGCGGACGCTGGGCCTGAGCGTCGTGCAGGTGAAGGTCATCGTCGGCGCGCTGGCCGCGTTCGTCGCCGCCGTGGGCGGCGCCTTCGTCGCGATGTACCAGATGACGGCCCAGCCGACCTCCTGGGCGACGTACGCCGGCCTGGTGTGGCTCGCCGTGGTGGTGACCCTCGGGGTTCGTTCCATCTCGGCCGCTCTGCTGGCCGGGCTGTCGTTCACCCTGCTCCAGGGGGTGCTCCAGACCTACGCGCCGGCCAGGCTGACCTCGCTCCTGCCCATCCTGTTCGGCCTCGGCGCGATCGGGGTCGCGCGCAATCCCGAAGGCGCCGTCCCTCAGGCCGGCCGACAGCTGCGCCGGCTGCTGACCAGGGCGCTGGCCCGGACCGCGCGGCCGGCGCCGCCCGCCCGGACCGCCCTGGCCGGGATGGACGCGGGAGCCGGCACACCGCCGCTGGCCACGGCCGAAGCATCCGTAGCCCACGTCGGCGGCCCGGTTCGAGAAGCGGCCGCCGCGACGACGAAGGCGGAACCATGA
- a CDS encoding threonine/serine dehydratase: protein MSDTAARDITTTDAVTREVIASVDEILRPYIRRTPVLEIDRADFGLPPGPLTLKLEHLQHSGSFKARGAFANLLLRDVPGAGVVAASGGNHGAAVAYAARVRGVPARIYVPEVSSPAKIARIRGYGADLVITGATYTEAHGASGVWAAESGALPVPAFDQVETILGAATLAVELERQAGRTATVIASVGGGGLLAGIAGWCARRTRVVGAEPEEAPTLTRALAAGRPVDAPTGGVAVDSLAPRRVGEHTFQIISRYVDRVVLVTDDQIRLAQEMLWDRLRLVAEPGGCAALAAVVSGRYTPSPDEAIAVVISGANTTAVSFAS, encoded by the coding sequence GTGAGCGATACCGCCGCCCGCGACATCACCACGACGGACGCCGTCACCCGCGAGGTCATCGCGTCGGTGGACGAGATCCTGCGGCCGTACATACGGCGGACTCCGGTTCTCGAGATCGACCGGGCCGACTTCGGGCTTCCGCCGGGGCCACTCACCCTCAAGCTCGAACACCTCCAGCACTCCGGGTCGTTCAAGGCACGCGGAGCATTCGCCAACCTGCTGCTGCGCGACGTCCCCGGGGCCGGGGTCGTCGCGGCCTCCGGCGGCAACCATGGCGCCGCCGTCGCGTACGCGGCCCGTGTCCGGGGAGTTCCGGCGCGGATCTACGTGCCGGAGGTCTCCTCGCCGGCGAAGATCGCCCGGATACGCGGCTACGGCGCCGATCTCGTCATCACGGGCGCGACGTATACCGAGGCCCATGGGGCCAGCGGCGTCTGGGCGGCCGAGTCCGGCGCCTTGCCGGTACCGGCCTTCGACCAGGTCGAGACGATCCTCGGCGCGGCGACGCTCGCCGTCGAACTCGAACGACAGGCTGGCCGGACAGCGACGGTGATCGCATCCGTCGGGGGTGGCGGGCTGCTCGCGGGCATCGCCGGCTGGTGCGCTCGCCGAACACGCGTCGTGGGAGCCGAACCCGAGGAGGCGCCGACCCTGACTCGCGCGCTGGCCGCGGGACGCCCGGTTGACGCCCCCACCGGCGGGGTCGCGGTCGACTCTCTCGCCCCGCGCCGGGTCGGTGAGCACACCTTCCAGATCATCAGCCGCTACGTCGACCGGGTGGTTCTGGTGACCGACGACCAGATCCGGCTGGCCCAGGAGATGCTGTGGGACCGGCTGCGCCTCGTCGCCGAACCGGGTGGTTGCGCCGCGCTCGCCGCCGTTGTCTCGGGCAGGTACACACCCTCGCCCGACGAGGCCATCGCCGTCGTGATCAGCGGCGCGAACACCACCGCGGTGAGCTTCGCCTCCTGA
- a CDS encoding SDR family oxidoreductase, with protein sequence MGIEIDLKGRRILVVGASSGVGRSTALAVAARGGEIAVAGRRAAQLDEVVATAGGGVAIPADLHREDDCARVVEDAIAALGGLDAVLFPVGVSPLQLMTRLTADTWGGAFATNVVGPALVTAAAVKARTEPGLFLYVSSANVAQPLQGMGAYGASKAALEHSIRTWRLEHPEHRFLRLTIGATMPTEIHRDFSGEVLSEVLPKWAGTGVVTADFMHVDDVGVAVAELTAFALAHPKIAVDDVTFNPASAPLEASTLGQLGQRAAEGQLLDADGKLPL encoded by the coding sequence ATGGGTATCGAGATCGATCTGAAGGGTCGTCGGATCCTGGTCGTCGGGGCCTCGTCCGGCGTCGGCCGGTCGACCGCCCTGGCGGTCGCCGCGCGCGGTGGCGAGATCGCCGTCGCCGGCCGGCGCGCCGCCCAGCTCGACGAGGTCGTCGCCACGGCCGGCGGCGGTGTCGCGATCCCCGCGGACCTGCACCGCGAGGACGACTGCGCCCGGGTCGTCGAGGACGCGATCGCGGCGCTCGGCGGGCTGGACGCGGTGCTCTTCCCGGTCGGCGTCTCCCCGCTGCAGCTGATGACCAGGCTGACGGCCGACACCTGGGGGGGCGCGTTCGCCACCAACGTCGTCGGCCCGGCGCTGGTCACGGCCGCCGCGGTGAAGGCCAGGACCGAGCCAGGGCTGTTCCTCTACGTCTCCTCGGCCAACGTCGCCCAGCCGCTGCAGGGCATGGGCGCCTACGGCGCCAGCAAGGCCGCGCTGGAGCACTCGATCCGCACCTGGCGCCTCGAGCACCCCGAGCACCGCTTCCTGCGGCTGACCATCGGCGCGACCATGCCGACCGAGATCCACCGCGACTTCTCCGGTGAGGTGCTCAGCGAGGTGCTGCCCAAGTGGGCCGGCACCGGCGTCGTCACCGCCGACTTCATGCACGTGGACGACGTGGGCGTCGCGGTCGCCGAGCTGACCGCCTTCGCGCTCGCGCACCCGAAGATCGCCGTCGACGACGTCACCTTCAACCCGGCGAGCGCGCCACTGGAGGCCTCGACCCTGGGCCAGCTGGGCCAGCGCGCCGCCGAAGGTCAACTTCTCGACGCGGACGGGAAGCTGCCGCTCTGA